In Flavobacterium cerinum, one genomic interval encodes:
- a CDS encoding GH92 family glycosyl hydrolase, producing MHTKISLFLSLITAVCFSQKRVAGPADIVNPMIGTHKMGHTFPGATTPFGMVQLSPETNYTNMFTDGKYNPDAYKYCAGYQYDDTTIFGFSHTHFSGTGHADLGDFLIMPTTGKLDLNPGKPNEPGSGYFSSFSHENEFAKPGYYMVKLDRYTIKAELTASDRVGFHQYTFPKSESAHILLDLVYNIYNYDNKNVWTFIRIENDSTVTGYRQTNGWGRTRTVYFAMQFSKPFLSYGHKKYDNNPYNGFYRRFNEEENFPEMAGRNIRAYFNFKTEENEKIKVKFALSPVSTEGALLNLKTEIPHWDFQKTRHETRDKWNKELSKITIETQKPEDEETFYTALYHTMLGPIVYEDVDGKYKGLDQNIHESDGFTNYTVFSLWDTYRALHPLFNLIQPKRNNDMIKSMLAHHDQSVHKMLPVWSHYANENWCMIGYHSISVIADAIAKNTTDIDINRALTAGKNTATVPYFDGLDSYMKLGYVPEDKSGNSVSKTLEFAYDDWCIAQIAKKANNNIAYQEYMKRSESYKNVYDPAIRYMRPKLSSGKWREPFDPLDTHGQGFIEGNALNYGFYVPHNIDHMIEMMGGKNKFAAQLDQVFSIKLDDKYIEKNEDITRDGIIGAYVHGNEPGHHIPYLYNWTGKPWKTQERVRMIMDTMYSNSIDGLCGNDDAGQMSAWYVFSALGFYPVLPGSDQYAIGSPLIKSATLNFENGKTLKIKTVNQGPKNVYIEKVMLNGKEIDRDYLLHGEIYDNAELTFYLSNKPKR from the coding sequence ATGCACACAAAAATCTCCCTTTTTCTTTCACTGATTACAGCTGTTTGCTTTAGTCAGAAACGCGTTGCCGGTCCGGCCGATATCGTAAATCCGATGATCGGAACTCATAAAATGGGACACACATTTCCCGGCGCCACAACTCCGTTCGGAATGGTACAATTAAGTCCGGAAACCAATTATACCAATATGTTTACAGACGGCAAGTACAATCCTGATGCTTATAAATATTGTGCCGGCTATCAATATGACGACACGACCATTTTTGGCTTTAGTCACACTCATTTTAGCGGAACCGGACATGCAGACTTAGGAGACTTCTTAATCATGCCCACCACCGGAAAACTGGATTTAAATCCGGGCAAACCCAATGAACCCGGAAGCGGCTATTTTTCAAGTTTCTCCCATGAAAACGAATTCGCAAAACCCGGTTACTATATGGTCAAACTTGATCGCTATACTATCAAAGCCGAATTAACCGCCAGTGATCGTGTAGGATTTCATCAATATACATTCCCTAAATCAGAATCGGCTCATATTCTATTAGATCTGGTCTATAATATATACAATTATGACAACAAAAATGTCTGGACTTTTATCCGGATAGAAAACGATTCAACTGTAACCGGTTATCGCCAAACAAATGGCTGGGGACGAACCCGAACTGTGTATTTCGCCATGCAGTTTTCAAAACCCTTCCTCTCTTACGGTCATAAAAAATATGATAACAATCCGTACAATGGGTTTTATCGCCGTTTTAACGAAGAAGAGAATTTTCCGGAAATGGCCGGACGAAATATCCGCGCCTATTTCAATTTTAAAACAGAAGAAAACGAAAAAATCAAGGTCAAATTTGCTTTGTCACCGGTAAGCACGGAAGGCGCTCTTTTAAATCTTAAAACTGAAATTCCACATTGGGATTTCCAAAAAACCCGTCACGAAACCCGGGATAAATGGAATAAAGAATTATCCAAAATCACAATCGAAACCCAGAAACCGGAAGACGAAGAAACGTTTTACACCGCCTTGTACCATACCATGCTCGGCCCTATCGTATACGAAGACGTTGACGGCAAATACAAAGGATTGGATCAAAATATACACGAGTCAGACGGATTTACCAATTACACCGTTTTCTCGCTTTGGGACACCTATCGCGCATTACATCCGCTATTTAACCTGATTCAACCGAAACGGAATAACGATATGATCAAATCCATGCTAGCCCACCACGATCAAAGTGTTCATAAAATGCTTCCGGTCTGGAGTCATTATGCTAACGAAAACTGGTGTATGATCGGTTATCATTCCATATCGGTAATTGCCGATGCTATCGCTAAGAATACCACCGACATCGATATTAATCGCGCATTAACCGCCGGAAAAAACACAGCCACCGTTCCCTATTTTGACGGATTGGACAGCTATATGAAGCTCGGTTATGTTCCGGAAGACAAAAGCGGTAATTCCGTTTCTAAAACACTGGAATTTGCTTACGATGACTGGTGTATCGCACAAATTGCAAAAAAAGCCAATAACAACATCGCTTATCAGGAGTATATGAAACGTTCCGAAAGCTATAAAAACGTATACGATCCGGCGATTCGCTATATGCGTCCGAAATTAAGTTCCGGAAAATGGCGTGAACCTTTCGATCCGTTAGACACACACGGACAAGGATTTATTGAAGGCAACGCACTTAATTATGGTTTTTATGTTCCTCACAACATTGATCATATGATCGAGATGATGGGCGGAAAAAATAAATTTGCCGCGCAGCTTGATCAGGTATTTTCAATCAAACTGGATGACAAATACATTGAGAAAAACGAAGATATTACCCGCGACGGTATCATCGGTGCTTACGTACACGGTAACGAACCGGGACATCATATTCCATATTTGTATAACTGGACCGGAAAACCATGGAAAACACAGGAACGTGTTCGAATGATCATGGACACCATGTATTCCAATTCCATTGATGGTTTATGCGGAAACGACGATGCCGGGCAAATGAGCGCCTGGTATGTTTTTAGCGCTCTGGGCTTTTATCCGGTACTTCCGGGATCTGATCAATACGCTATCGGAAGCCCATTGATCAAGTCGGCTACTCTTAACTTTGAAAACGGAAAAACATTAAAAATCAAGACCGTTAATCAAGGTCCTAAAAATGTATATATAGAGAAGGTAATGCTAAACGGAAAAGAAATTGACCGTGATTACCTGCTACATGGCGAAATTTACGATAATGCCGAGTTAACTTTTTATTTAAGCAACAAGCCAAAACGATAA